A genomic region of Balearica regulorum gibbericeps isolate bBalReg1 chromosome 8, bBalReg1.pri, whole genome shotgun sequence contains the following coding sequences:
- the ANKRD13C gene encoding ankyrin repeat domain-containing protein 13C, with protein sequence MTGEKLRSLRRDHKPSKEDGDLLAPGEEEAAAAPGGIFTGGRGSSGKGGRAGGHRIFSNHHHRLPLKGGPAAGGTGPPAEPDKCPAHFPVHECVFKGDVRRLSALIRTQGIGQKDSHGNTPLHLAVMLGHKECAHLLLAHNAPVKVKNAQGWSPLAEAISYGDRQMITALLRKLKQQSRESVEEKRPRLLKALKELGDFYLELHWDFQSWVPLLSRILPSDACKIHKQGINIRLDTTLIDFTDMKCQRGDLSFIFNGDAAPSESFVVLDNEQKVYQRIHHEESEMETEEEVDILMSSDIYSATLSTKSITFTRAQTGWLFREDKTERVGNFLADFYLVNGLVLESRKRREHLSEEDILRNKAIMESLSKGGNLMEQNFEPVRRQSLTPPSPNTITWEEYISAENGKAPHLGRELVCKESKKTFKATIAMSQEFPLGIESLLNVLEVIAPFKHFNKLREFVQMKLPPGFPVKLDIPVFPTITATVTFQEFRYDEFDESIFTIPDDYKEDPSRFPDL encoded by the exons ATGACCGGAGAGAAGCTGCGCTCGCTGCGCAGGGACCACAAGCCCAGCAAGGAGGACGGGGACCTGCTGGCGCCCGGCGAGGAGGAGGCGGCCGCCGCGCCCGGAGGCATCTTCACCGGAGGACGCGGGAGCAGCGGCAagggcggccgggccgggggccaCCGCATCTTCAGCAACCACCACCACCGGCTGCCGCTGAAGGGAGGGCCGGCGGCCGGCGGGACGGGCCCGCCCGCCGAGCCCGACAAGTGCCCGGCGCACTTTCCCGTACACGAGTGCGTCTTCAAGGGGGACGTGAGGCGGCTCTCGGCCCTCATCCGCACCCAGGGCATCGGCCAGAAGGACAGCCACG GAAACACTCCTTTACATCTTGCTGTGATGTTGGGACATAAAG AATGTGCCCACTTGCTTTTAGCCCATAATGCTCCCGTAAAGGTGAAAAATGCTCAGGGATGGAGCCCTCTTGCAGAAGCCATCAGCTATGGAGACAGACAAATGA TTACAGCACTCCTAAGGAAGCTTAAACAGCAGTCCAGGGAAAGTGTTGAAGAAAAGCGACCTCGATTATTAAAAGCCCTGAAAGAG CTAGGTGACTTCTATCTAGAGCTTCACTGGGATTTTCAAAGTTGGG TGCCTTTACTTTCCCGAATTCTGCCTTCTGATGCATGTAAAATACACAAACAAGGTATAAATATCAG GCTGGACACAACTCTCATAGACTTTACCGACATGAAGTGCCAACGAGGGGATTtaagcttcatttttaatggTGATGCCGCACCCTCTGAATCTTTTGTAGTTTTAGACAATGAACAAAAAGTTTACCAGCGAATACATCATGAG GAATCTGAGATGGAAACAGAAGAAGAGGTTGACATTTTGATGAGCAGTGATATTTACTCTGCAACATTATCAACCAAATCCATTACCTTCACACGTGCCCAAACGGGATGGCTTTTTCGAGAAGACAAAACA GAAAGAGTAGGAAACTTTTTGGCAGATTTCTACTTGGTTAATGGACTTGTATTAGaatcaaggaaaagaagagaacatCTCAGTGAGGAGGATATTCTTCGAAATAAAGCTATCATGGAGAGCCTGAGTAAAGGTGGCAACTTAATGGAACAAAATTTTGAG CCTGTCAGACGGCAGTCACTCACTCCGCCATCCCCCAACACCATTACCTGGGAAGAGTACATATCTGCTGAAAATGGGAA AGCTCCTCATCTGGGTAGAGAGCTGGTctgcaaggaaagcaagaaaacctTTAAAGCCACGATAGCTATGAGCCAGGAATTTCCCTTAGGAATTGAATC attgTTGAATGTTTTAGAAGTAATTGCACCCTTCAAGCACTTTAACAAACTTAGAGAATTTGTTCAAATGAAGCTTCCACCAGGTTTTCCTGTAAAATTAG ATATTCCTGTATTTCCCACCATCACAGCCACTGTGACTTTTCAGGAGTTCCGTTACGATGAATTTGATGAATCCATCTTCACTATTCCTGATGACTACAAGGAGGACCCCAGCCGTTTTCCTGATCTCTAA
- the CTH gene encoding cystathionine gamma-lyase: MERRFLPPFAHFATQAIHAGQEPEQWRSAAVVPPISLSTTFKQQGPGQHAGYEYSRSGNPTRNCLERAVAALDGAKYCLAYASGLAATLNIAHLLKAGDTIICMDDVYGGTNRYFRKVAMKMGLNVVFVDCTKMECLEAAITPETKLVWIETPTNPMLKVIDIQACADVVHKHKDVLLVVDNTFMSAYFQRPLSLGADICMYSATKYMNGHSDVVMGLVSVNCDDLYERLKFLQNSLGAVPSPFDCYLCNRGLKTLQIRMKQHFHNALAVARFLESDSRVEKVIFPGLASHPQHELIKRQCTGCPGMVTFYIKGNLEHAATFLKNLKVFALAESLGGYESLAEHPAIMTHSSVPEEDREALGISDTLIRLSVGLEDEEDLLEDLDQALKAAFADQKA, from the exons ATGGAGCGCCGCTTCCTCCCGCCGTTCGCCCACTTCGCCACGCAGGCCATCCACGCCGGGCAGGAGCCCGAGCAGTGGCGCTCGGCCGCCGTGGTGCCGCCCATCTCCCTCTCCACCACCTTCAAGCAGCAGGGCCCCGGGCAGCACGCG GGTTATGAGTACAGCCGGAGTGGAAACCCTACCCGAAATTGCCTGGAGAGGGCTGTGGCAGCGCTAGATGGAGCTAAATACT gTTTAGCTTATGCTTCTGGCTTAGCTGCTACTTTGAATATTGCTCATCTGTTAAAGGCAGGAGATACTATTATCTGCATGGATGATGTCTACGGAG gcACAAACAGATACTTCAGGAAAGTAGCCATGAAAATGGGTTTGAATGTAGTTTTTGTTGACTGCACAAAAATGGAGTGCCTGGAAGCTGCAATTACACCAGAGACCAAG CTGGTTTGGATTGAAACGCCCACAAACCCCATGCTGAAGGTCATTGACATCCAGGCCTGTGCAGATGTAGTGCATAAGCATAAAGATGTTCTTCTAGTGGTGGACAACACTTTTATGTCAGCATATTTCCAG cgTCCTTTATCTCTGGGGGCTGATATTTGTATGTATTCTGCAACCAAATACATGAATG GGCATAGTGATGTTGTAATGGGACTTGTTTCTGTAAACTGTGATGATCTCTACGAAAGGCTCAAATTCTTACAGAACT CTCTTGGAGCTGTCCCATCTCCCTTTGACTGTTACCTCTGCAATCGTGGTTTGAAGACATTACAAATCCGGATGAAGCAGCATTTCCACAACGCGTTAGCTGTTGCTCGATTTCTTGAGTCAGACTCCCGGGtggagaaagtaattttcccaG GCTTGGCTTCACACCCTCAGCATGAGCTGATCAAGCGGCAGTGTACTGGCTGTCCTGGGATGGTAACCTTCTACATTAAAGGAAACCTCGAACATGCTGCTACCTTTCTCAAGAATTTAAAG GTTTTTGCCCTGGCTGAGAGTCTGGGCGGCTATGAAAGCCTAGCAGAGCATCC GGCCATCATGACTCACTCTTCAGTGCCTGAAGAAGATCGAGAAGCTCTTGGAATCAGCGATACATTGATTCGCCTCTCAGTTGGTTTGGAAGATGAAGAAGATTTACTGGAAGACCTAGATCAAGCTCTGAAAGCTGCA